From the Paraflavitalea soli genome, the window CATACTTCTCCTCCTACACAAGAGGAATTGCTGCAGGAGATCACCCACCTCATTAAATTAAATACGGGCAATGATTTTCATGCCTACAAACCGGCTACTATTCTGCGGCGTATTGAAAAACGGATGATGAAACTGGAATTGCATACGCTGGAAGAGTATGTAGCGTATTTACACCAGTATCCCGATGAATCGAATACGCTGTATAAAAGTTTCCTGATCGGTGTTACCCGTTTTTTCCGGGATAAACAGGCTTATGAGGTGATACGCACACAGGTGTTGCCCGCGCTGGTAAAAACAAAGCAGCCAGGTGAACTGCTGAAGGTATGGGTGAATGCCTGCAGTACAGGAGAGGAGGCCTATTCGCTCGCTATTATTTTTGAAAGTTACCTTAGAAAGCATGACCTGCAGCTCGATGTAAAAATATTTGCTACTGACCTTGATGAATCTGCCATTGAATATGCTGCCCGCGGGGTTTATCCCTTGTCTATTGAAAAGGATATCGACAAAGACATACTGGAAGCGTATTTTATACGGGAAGGGAAAAAATACATGATTACTCCCAGCATCCGCAAAGCAGTGGTATTTGCCCGTCACAATGTATTGAAAGACCCTCCTTTCATTCACAATGACCTGGTGAGCTGCCGCAATATGCTGATCTATATGGATAATTCACTGCAGCAAAAAGTATTGGATACCCTCGATTTCTCGCTGCGGGTGGGGGGATTCCTGTTCCTGGGTTCCAGTGAGCACTTATCGGGACTCAAGGAAAACTATGTGGAAACAGAAGGTAAGTGGAAAATATTCAGGAAGGTGAACCTGAAGCGGCGTCATTACATTGAGCCGGTATACAATACAGGCAGGTCCTACCGCCAGGTGCAGACGACCCGCACGGAGCCTTTATTACTCAGCAATAAAAAACAGGAAGAGCATTCGCTGGTGGAAGCCTTTAAAGACCTGATGGCGGATGAGGCGAAATATGCGGCTTTGTACATCGATAGCCGGTATGAGGTAAAAGATGCCATTGGGGAATTTACCCGGTACCTGGCGCTTCCTGAACGTAAACTCAATTTTCACCTGTTGAAAATGTTACTGCCCGAATTGTCGGTGCCCATCAATATCTCTATCCGTAAAGCCTGGAAGGACAAAAAGAAAGTGACCGTGCGTGCTATCCGGGTGAAGCGTGCCGACCAGACGGTGCTGGTGAATGCGATCATACATCCTTATCCGCCGGATAAGAATCCCTGCACCCTGGTGGTGATGTGGGAAACACCTGATACAAGCGGAGATGAGCTGGAAGTGAAACGGCACCACCTCTCCCCCGATAGCCAGGCGTTGATACTGGAACTGGAAGATGAGTTGCAGGAGAGCAGGTCCAACCTGCAAATAGCGGTAGAAGGCCTGGAAACAGCCAATGAGGAGTTGCAAAGTTCCAATGAAGAACTGTTAAGCGCCAATGAAGAATTACAAAGCTCCAATGAAGAGCTGCAATCGCTGAACGAAGAGCTGCATACGCTCAATACAGAACACCAGTTAAAGATACGGGAGCTGATAGAGCTGAATGATGACCTTAATAATTATTTTGGCAGTACAGATATCGGGCAGGTGTTTATTGACGGTGAAATGCGCATTCGCAAGTTTAATCCTGCAGCTATCAAACTGATCAATCTCATTGATTCGGATATTGGCCGGCCCATCGATCATATTTCCAACAATATAGAACACAGTACGCTGTTGGAAGATATCAAGCATGTATTGAGATCGAAGAAGCTGGTGGAGCGGGAAGTAAAGCTTATAAACCGTACGAGTGCGCTGATGCGGATATTTCCCTATATCCGTTCTGATAAGAAGACGGATGGCGCGGTGATAACTTTTATTGATATATCCATGATCAAGAACCTGGATAATATCATTACGGGTATATTCAATTCTACATTGAATGCGATCATTGCCTTTAAAGCGCAGCGTAGCGCCTCCAATGAGATCGCCGATTTTCATGTGCTTACTGCCAACAAGGCGGCGGATGCCTTGTTGGCTGCCAATAGCGAAAAGGCTGCTGGATTTTCTATGAAGTATGACTTTCAGCACCTTTGCAGTAATGGCATCTTCCAGAAACTGGTAAAGGTGGTGGAGGATAATAAGGCATTTCATGATGAGTGTACGGTGACCATCGGCGAAACTTCGGTGACCTATGAAATGATTGCGGTAAAGATGATGGATGGCATCATCATTACCTATTCAGATATTACAGAGAAGAAGGAAGCGGAACGGCAACTACATAAGAGCTACAGCGAACTGTTGATTGCCAAGGATGCTTTGAAGCAACTCAACCTCGAACTGGAAGAAAAAGTGGCGGAGGGTATCCGCGCCAATAAGGAACTGGAGAAAAGCAATACTGAATTGCAGCAATATGCTTTTGTGGCCAGTCATGACCTGAAAGAACCTACACGGAAGATCTTCATCTTCAGTAATATGATCAAGGACAATTACCTGAAGGACACAGAGTCAAAGGCCACCGACCTGGTGAACCGCATTATCAAATCATCGCAACGCATGATGCGGCTTATTGAAGACCTGTTGAATTATTCCCGGCTTTCGCAGAACGGGGTTTTTGAACCGGTAGACCTTACTATCACCATTCGTGAAATTTTGTCGGACCTGGAGGTTGTCATTGACGATAAAAAGGCGGTAGTGAAACTGGAAAACCTGTGCAAGATCGATGGGATGCCGGGGCAGCTACGGCAGGTGTTTCAAAACCTGATCAGCAATGCGCTGAAGTTCAGTCGCAAAGACATTGCTCCGGAAGTGCATATTCGAGCTCAGCGTGTGGCTGCCCGTACATTTGATGCACCGGAAGATGCCGAAGGTGCTTATTGTCGCATCGAAGTGAGCGACAATGGTATTGGTTTTCATGAGCGCTTCCTCGACAAAATATTCACGCTCTTTCAGCGTCTGCATACACAGGAGCAATTTGAAGGTACGGGCATCGGATTGGCCATTACCCGCAAAATAATAGAAAAGCACGGGGGTATCATCACTGCCCGCAGTACGGAAGGTGTGGGTACCACGTTTATCATCGTGCTGCCGATGCACCAGACCACTGTCAGGCCCGTGTAGGTGCTTCATTCCAGGGGTTGGGCGCAGGGCAAGCAATGCACGTGTAGTACTAGATGGTCTTCAATTCTTTCCTGGTGAATTCATTGTCCACATTGCCGGTATTGAGGGTGCCTGCAGGTTCAAACAACAACACTTCCACTTCTTCGGGTGCATTGGGACGATGCTCTACGCCACGGGGCACAATAATGAATTCCCCTTCATTGAGTGTTACATTTTTATCGCGGAACTCCATGATAAAGCTGCCTTTTACTACCAGGAACATTTCATCTTCCTGCTCATGGTGGTGCCAGGTAAAAGGCCCCTGAAATTTGACCAGTTTTACATGCTGCCCATTCAGTTCTCCGGCTATTTTAGGGCTCCAGTGTTCTTTGAAAGTGGAGAATTTCTCAGCGAGGTTTACTTTATTCATAAATTTTGTTTTTTTGGGGGTTACGCCATCACCGACACCATATCCAGCACTACTTCACCCAATTGCTGATCTCCTGTAACAGATACATAGGCTGCTACCTCCTTGCGGCGCCAGCTTTTGGAAAACAATTTCCAGGCAACATTGCCGTCAATGGTGGTATGGGCCGCAGGCGTATCTGTAGGTTGGGCGATCAGTTCCCATTGAGCATTCTTCACCAGGTACCAGTGGCCGCCACCAATCCCTGTAAGGGTAACCTGTATGACGGTGCCCAGGGGAGCCCCGGTATGGCGATAGGTGAAGGGCAAAGCCCGCATGAAGGTATCCAGGAAAGGGTGATACAACTCCTGCGTCATAATACCTGGCTTGTTCACTGCTTCCCGGATCTGTTGCTGGTGATGCCATTTCTCGGTGTATTCACGGGCTATATGGAACCAGTTATAAGATACTTCTTCTCCTGCCCAGCCCACAGAAAAGATCGCCTTTTCCGATGGATCGAGGGTAGCCATATAAGCACTGGCAGCCGGGCAATTCACTGCCAGCAGATCGGTGAGCACAGCCGGACTGATCCGCTTGCTGGCGCTTACCCAATCAGCATTGAGCCGGTTGAGGTAACCGATCAGGTCCTTGTCGGACCGGATATCGCCCGGCGGATCACCCATATAACCATCACGGGCAATGGACAAGGTACGCAGGTGGGTATCCAGCAAATGAGCTGCCACATCCTTCACTGTCCATAACCTGGCTACGGTGGGCAAATTCCATTCTTCCGGTGTTAACGAACGGAGCAGTTCGATCAGTTTTTGATCGAGTACGGGAAACAGGTGTATGGTTTCGATAGGAGTGTTCATATACGTTTATTTCGTCTTGCTGAGAATCCCACCCTTGCGGCTATCCACAGTGATCGTATACTTACCGCTTCCCTGTACAATCCACCGAACGGTGACGGTGCCTTGTCCGGGGATATTGGCCACTTCAATAGTACCGGGATTGGTTTTCTGTTCAGTGGTGATATTCAGGTCGCGGTTTTCCACTACCATGCCGGCCAGTACTTTAGGGCCTGTGATGCTAATATAGTCCGGACGTTCGATCTTGAATTTCAGGTCCTGGCTGGCATGGGTGGGGATAATGCGTTCATTGGAAATGACTGCTGTGATCTCCTTCAACCCATCGCCCAGGTCTTTTTCTGCAATGGAATCAATAGAAAGTTTGGGCGTTTGATAGCAATGGAATATGCTGAACGACATATTGCGGTGGGCATCACTTTCCATCAGGAAACCCGGGTGCATACGGCCAAAGTTCTTTTTGAAACCGCCTATTTCAATCTTACCGTATTGCGGGTGGTTATATTCATGCCATTCTACAAAAGCATCTTTGAACAGGAGGTAGCGGTCAAACTGATAGGAAGGGTCAACACCTGAATTGTCGTCATCATCACTGCCTTTGTTGAACATCAGGTAAGAGGTCCACAGTTCATTGGAGAAAGTATATACACCGCGGCCTCCATAAAACCAATCCAGCTCACCGCCATAGGCAGAGTAAAGGTCTTTGTACACCACCAGGTAGCGGTACCCGGGTAATAATTCTTCCCCTTTCTTACCCAGCACATCATAAATACGTACATCGGTAGCATTATAGGTGCCTACATCTTCCTGTCCGCCGGGGCCGCGTAAGATCATACCGCCGGAGTTGTGGTAAGATTGCGCGGCTGCAATATTGGGATGCTTCATTACAAATTCCATCACCGCCCTGTTCTCCGGTAAGGAGAAAGGATATTTATAGGCGCCACCCTGGATATAATTGGGCTGCCATCCCCATCCCCAGTCGCGGTTAGGGTCATATTCAAAAGTATACCCGTCTTCATTCACCAGTCCGTCGCCATCGTTGTCGATACCTTCCAGTCCCAGCAATTCATAGTCGCCTTTCTCTTCAGGGCCTACCTGCACCATTTTGCGGGGATCTTTGGTATCCTGTTTCCAGCGGCCATTGGGATTCTTGCGGCGCATCATCACAATATTGCCGTCTTTATCGAGGTCATCATAGCCATCTTCATCCACGGCGCCATCGCGGTCATTGTCTACTGGTATCAGGCCCGAGCGGGGAGAGCTGGCATTGTTGGCTTCATGAAAGAAGTTGTCACGTGCATCGGGATTGATGGTAGGTACAATATAGAAGGTCTTATCCGCCAGTAATTCCTGAATGTATTTGGTGTCGCCGAAAGATTCCGTCAGGTACCAGGCTGTGTATAAGGCAAACTCACTGCCCTGTACTTCATTGGAGTGAATATTACCATCAATGTACATGGCGGGTTTGCGGCTTACGTCGCCTCCGTTCTTGAAATCGCTGATCGTAAGGCACCAGAGATCACGACCCTGGTATGATTTGCCAATAGATTCCAGTTTGCAGAGGTCCGGATGTGCAGCAGCGATCTTTTTGCAGATATCGGTAATGCCTGCATGGTCATTGTAGCGGTTCCAGCTCATGGC encodes:
- a CDS encoding cupin domain-containing protein yields the protein MNKVNLAEKFSTFKEHWSPKIAGELNGQHVKLVKFQGPFTWHHHEQEDEMFLVVKGSFIMEFRDKNVTLNEGEFIIVPRGVEHRPNAPEEVEVLLFEPAGTLNTGNVDNEFTRKELKTI
- a CDS encoding chemotaxis protein CheB, whose product is MKSQSPTYQKTLGKGIIEEPDYIIAIGASAGGLEAIHEFFDNMTEVGNYAFVVIQHLSPDYKSLLVELVSKHTRMKVLEAEHNVVLQKRCVYIIPNNKVMTIRQGKVQLVQKALNKAPNTAVDTFLYSLAQDKGPHAIAVILSGTGSDGTRGVEAIKKAGGIVLVQSPESARFDGMPNSAINGGSVDHVLSPADMPAAIVKHIMAHRAAANGNGNENENGNGNGHTSPPTQEELLQEITHLIKLNTGNDFHAYKPATILRRIEKRMMKLELHTLEEYVAYLHQYPDESNTLYKSFLIGVTRFFRDKQAYEVIRTQVLPALVKTKQPGELLKVWVNACSTGEEAYSLAIIFESYLRKHDLQLDVKIFATDLDESAIEYAARGVYPLSIEKDIDKDILEAYFIREGKKYMITPSIRKAVVFARHNVLKDPPFIHNDLVSCRNMLIYMDNSLQQKVLDTLDFSLRVGGFLFLGSSEHLSGLKENYVETEGKWKIFRKVNLKRRHYIEPVYNTGRSYRQVQTTRTEPLLLSNKKQEEHSLVEAFKDLMADEAKYAALYIDSRYEVKDAIGEFTRYLALPERKLNFHLLKMLLPELSVPINISIRKAWKDKKKVTVRAIRVKRADQTVLVNAIIHPYPPDKNPCTLVVMWETPDTSGDELEVKRHHLSPDSQALILELEDELQESRSNLQIAVEGLETANEELQSSNEELLSANEELQSSNEELQSLNEELHTLNTEHQLKIRELIELNDDLNNYFGSTDIGQVFIDGEMRIRKFNPAAIKLINLIDSDIGRPIDHISNNIEHSTLLEDIKHVLRSKKLVEREVKLINRTSALMRIFPYIRSDKKTDGAVITFIDISMIKNLDNIITGIFNSTLNAIIAFKAQRSASNEIADFHVLTANKAADALLAANSEKAAGFSMKYDFQHLCSNGIFQKLVKVVEDNKAFHDECTVTIGETSVTYEMIAVKMMDGIIITYSDITEKKEAERQLHKSYSELLIAKDALKQLNLELEEKVAEGIRANKELEKSNTELQQYAFVASHDLKEPTRKIFIFSNMIKDNYLKDTESKATDLVNRIIKSSQRMMRLIEDLLNYSRLSQNGVFEPVDLTITIREILSDLEVVIDDKKAVVKLENLCKIDGMPGQLRQVFQNLISNALKFSRKDIAPEVHIRAQRVAARTFDAPEDAEGAYCRIEVSDNGIGFHERFLDKIFTLFQRLHTQEQFEGTGIGLAITRKIIEKHGGIITARSTEGVGTTFIIVLPMHQTTVRPV
- a CDS encoding maleylpyruvate isomerase N-terminal domain-containing protein, translating into MNTPIETIHLFPVLDQKLIELLRSLTPEEWNLPTVARLWTVKDVAAHLLDTHLRTLSIARDGYMGDPPGDIRSDKDLIGYLNRLNADWVSASKRISPAVLTDLLAVNCPAASAYMATLDPSEKAIFSVGWAGEEVSYNWFHIAREYTEKWHHQQQIREAVNKPGIMTQELYHPFLDTFMRALPFTYRHTGAPLGTVIQVTLTGIGGGHWYLVKNAQWELIAQPTDTPAAHTTIDGNVAWKLFSKSWRRKEVAAYVSVTGDQQLGEVVLDMVSVMA
- a CDS encoding M14 family metallopeptidase, which gives rise to MKLNISFILFTCALTVTAVTVQAQQPNQVFKGAGSPVNPKVAMSWNRYNDHAGITDICKKIAAAHPDLCKLESIGKSYQGRDLWCLTISDFKNGGDVSRKPAMYIDGNIHSNEVQGSEFALYTAWYLTESFGDTKYIQELLADKTFYIVPTINPDARDNFFHEANNASSPRSGLIPVDNDRDGAVDEDGYDDLDKDGNIVMMRRKNPNGRWKQDTKDPRKMVQVGPEEKGDYELLGLEGIDNDGDGLVNEDGYTFEYDPNRDWGWGWQPNYIQGGAYKYPFSLPENRAVMEFVMKHPNIAAAQSYHNSGGMILRGPGGQEDVGTYNATDVRIYDVLGKKGEELLPGYRYLVVYKDLYSAYGGELDWFYGGRGVYTFSNELWTSYLMFNKGSDDDDNSGVDPSYQFDRYLLFKDAFVEWHEYNHPQYGKIEIGGFKKNFGRMHPGFLMESDAHRNMSFSIFHCYQTPKLSIDSIAEKDLGDGLKEITAVISNERIIPTHASQDLKFKIERPDYISITGPKVLAGMVVENRDLNITTEQKTNPGTIEVANIPGQGTVTVRWIVQGSGKYTITVDSRKGGILSKTK